Proteins from one Salvelinus sp. IW2-2015 linkage group LG32, ASM291031v2, whole genome shotgun sequence genomic window:
- the LOC111956528 gene encoding inositol monophosphatase 3: protein MVCVAVDGKPVIGVIHKPFTGYTAWALVGHGSNMKPRTTYNMNPPKVIVSRSHAGKVKGFIEEAFGNTTVILPAGGAGYKVLALLDPLDEDIEKADVYIHVTFIKKWDICAGNALLTALGGHMTTLKGEEIDYSGAAGNREGLLASVKVDHQDLVAKLPAWDSSDKH from the exons ATGGTGTGTGTGGCCGTGGACGGGAAACCTGTCATAGGCGTGATCCACAAACCTTTCACAGGATACACAG CTTGGGCCTTGGTTGGTCATGGGTCTAACATGAAGCCTCGCACCACCTACAACATGAACCCCCCCAAGGTCATCGTGTCCCGGTCGCACGCCGGGAAGGTGAAGGGYTTCATCGAGGAGGCCTTCGGCAACACTACAGTTATTCTCCCAGCAGGGGGCGCAG GCTATAAGGTGTTGGCTCTGCTGGACCCCCTTGATGAGGACATTGAGAAGGCTGACGTGTACATCCACGTCACCTTCATCAAGAAGTGGGACATCTGCGCCGGCAACGCCCTGCTTACGGCCCTAGGAGGTCACATGACTACGCTGAAGGGCGAGGAGATAGACTACTCGGGGGCCGCGGGCAACAGGGAGGGTCTGCTGGCCAGCGTCAAGGTGGACCACCAAGACCTGGTGGCCAAATTGCCGGCATGGGACTCCTCTGACAAacactga
- the bpnt2 gene encoding inositol monophosphatase 3 isoform X2, with protein sequence MAPMGIRLSPLGVAVFCLLGLGVIYHLYAGVISSRIAAFTSKRTVNLRDLLALSVEAAVQGGREVKRVREEDKLEEKTKGKTKEGASEKLTQGDLNSHRKMYYLIKNTYPYVQVNSEEHDETNNELGVWNRDIPADILKSVEGGRDVPADSITIWIDPLDATQEYTAWALVGHGSNMKPRTTYNMNPPKVIVSRSHAGKVKGFIEEAFGNTTVILPAGGAGYKVLALLDPLDEDIEKADVYIHVTFIKKWDICAGNALLTALGGHMTTLKGEEIDYSGAAGNREGLLASVKVDHQDLVAKLPAWDSSDKH encoded by the exons ATGGCTCCTATGGGAATMCGTCTATCGCCACTTGGAGTGGCCGTGTTTTGCTTACTGGGACTCGGCGTGATCTACCACCTATATGCCGGAGTTATATCCAGCCGCATAGCTGCTTTCACGTCGAAGAGAACAGTGAATCTCCGCGACCTGCTCGcactgtcagtggaggctgcagtCCAGGGCGGTCGGGAGGTGAAGAGGGTCAGAGAAGAGGACAAGTTAGAAGAGAAGACCAAGGGGAAAACGAAGGAAGGGGCTAGTGAAAAGCTCACTCAGGGGGACTTAAACTCTCACCGAAAGATGTATTATCTTATCAAGAACACTTATCCATATGTACAG GTGAACTCTGAAGAGCATGATGAGACCAACAATGAGCTGGGGGTGTGGAACAGAGACATCCCTGCTGACATCCTAAAAAGYGTGGAGGGGGGCAGGGATGTGCCCGCTGACAGTATCACCATCTGGATAGACCCACTGGATGCCACTCAGGAGTATACAG CTTGGGCCTTGGTTGGTCATGGGTCTAACATGAAGCCTCGCACCACCTACAACATGAACCCCCCCAAGGTCATCGTGTCCCGGTCGCACGCCGGGAAGGTGAAGGGYTTCATCGAGGAGGCCTTCGGCAACACTACAGTTATTCTCCCAGCAGGGGGCGCAG GCTATAAGGTGTTGGCTCTGCTGGACCCCCTTGATGAGGACATTGAGAAGGCTGACGTGTACATCCACGTCACCTTCATCAAGAAGTGGGACATCTGCGCCGGCAACGCCCTGCTTACGGCCCTAGGAGGTCACATGACTACGCTGAAGGGCGAGGAGATAGACTACTCGGGGGCCGCGGGCAACAGGGAGGGTCTGCTGGCCAGCGTCAAGGTGGACCACCAAGACCTGGTGGCCAAATTGCCGGCATGGGACTCCTCTGACAAacactga
- the bpnt2 gene encoding inositol monophosphatase 3 isoform X1 produces MAPMGIRLSPLGVAVFCLLGLGVIYHLYAGVISSRIAAFTSKRTVNLRDLLALSVEAAVQGGREVKRVREEDKLEEKTKGKTKEGASEKLTQGDLNSHRKMYYLIKNTYPYVQVNSEEHDETNNELGVWNRDIPADILKSVEGGRDVPADSITIWIDPLDATQEYTENLLKYVTTMVCVAVDGKPVIGVIHKPFTGYTAWALVGHGSNMKPRTTYNMNPPKVIVSRSHAGKVKGFIEEAFGNTTVILPAGGAGYKVLALLDPLDEDIEKADVYIHVTFIKKWDICAGNALLTALGGHMTTLKGEEIDYSGAAGNREGLLASVKVDHQDLVAKLPAWDSSDKH; encoded by the exons ATGGCTCCTATGGGAATMCGTCTATCGCCACTTGGAGTGGCCGTGTTTTGCTTACTGGGACTCGGCGTGATCTACCACCTATATGCCGGAGTTATATCCAGCCGCATAGCTGCTTTCACGTCGAAGAGAACAGTGAATCTCCGCGACCTGCTCGcactgtcagtggaggctgcagtCCAGGGCGGTCGGGAGGTGAAGAGGGTCAGAGAAGAGGACAAGTTAGAAGAGAAGACCAAGGGGAAAACGAAGGAAGGGGCTAGTGAAAAGCTCACTCAGGGGGACTTAAACTCTCACCGAAAGATGTATTATCTTATCAAGAACACTTATCCATATGTACAG GTGAACTCTGAAGAGCATGATGAGACCAACAATGAGCTGGGGGTGTGGAACAGAGACATCCCTGCTGACATCCTAAAAAGYGTGGAGGGGGGCAGGGATGTGCCCGCTGACAGTATCACCATCTGGATAGACCCACTGGATGCCACTCAGGAGTATACAG AGAACCTGCTCAAGTATGTCACGACCATGGTGTGTGTGGCCGTGGACGGGAAACCTGTCATAGGCGTGATCCACAAACCTTTCACAGGATACACAG CTTGGGCCTTGGTTGGTCATGGGTCTAACATGAAGCCTCGCACCACCTACAACATGAACCCCCCCAAGGTCATCGTGTCCCGGTCGCACGCCGGGAAGGTGAAGGGYTTCATCGAGGAGGCCTTCGGCAACACTACAGTTATTCTCCCAGCAGGGGGCGCAG GCTATAAGGTGTTGGCTCTGCTGGACCCCCTTGATGAGGACATTGAGAAGGCTGACGTGTACATCCACGTCACCTTCATCAAGAAGTGGGACATCTGCGCCGGCAACGCCCTGCTTACGGCCCTAGGAGGTCACATGACTACGCTGAAGGGCGAGGAGATAGACTACTCGGGGGCCGCGGGCAACAGGGAGGGTCTGCTGGCCAGCGTCAAGGTGGACCACCAAGACCTGGTGGCCAAATTGCCGGCATGGGACTCCTCTGACAAacactga